The Paenibacillus tianjinensis genome has a window encoding:
- a CDS encoding ABC transporter ATP-binding protein gives MNQDTPVITVTHVNRAFGSKEVLRDINLQVNKAETFGLLGPSGSGKTTLVKLLTGIDEVSSGEVQVMGVKIPALPMLQQIGYMAQSDALYTELSAKENLEFFAALYGLKGGNRTRRIADVMELVNLQEHLRKRVDQYSGGMKRRLSLAIALLHEPPLLILDEPTVGIDPVLRQSIWRELRELNRQGTTIVLTTHVMDEAEKCDRLGMIRDGELLGVDTPAGLMQASGSATIEEAFLYYGGARK, from the coding sequence ATGAATCAGGACACTCCGGTTATTACAGTAACCCATGTCAACAGAGCTTTTGGCAGCAAGGAGGTGCTTCGGGATATTAATCTTCAGGTAAATAAGGCAGAAACCTTTGGCCTTCTGGGTCCATCCGGTTCCGGTAAAACTACACTGGTGAAGCTTCTTACCGGCATTGATGAGGTCAGCTCAGGCGAAGTGCAGGTTATGGGAGTAAAGATTCCCGCACTGCCGATGCTGCAGCAAATCGGATATATGGCCCAGTCTGATGCCTTATACACGGAGCTGAGCGCGAAGGAAAATCTGGAGTTTTTCGCCGCCCTTTATGGTCTTAAAGGCGGAAACCGCACACGGCGGATAGCCGACGTCATGGAACTGGTGAACCTGCAGGAGCATCTGCGCAAACGCGTCGATCAATATTCCGGAGGCATGAAGCGGCGCTTGTCGCTGGCCATTGCTCTTTTGCATGAGCCCCCGCTGCTCATTCTTGACGAGCCTACCGTCGGTATTGACCCGGTGCTGCGCCAGTCCATTTGGCGGGAGCTGCGGGAGCTGAACCGTCAGGGCACTACCATTGTGCTGACAACTCACGTGATGGACGAGGCCGAGAAATGCGACCGGCTGGGGATGATCCGGGACGGTGAGCTGCTCGGTGTAGATACTCCGGCCGGGCTGATGCAGGCGAGCGGCTCCGCAACGATTGAGGAAGCTTTTCTATACTATGGAGGTGCCCGCAAATGA
- a CDS encoding arginine--tRNA ligase, translating into MLSQLIKDSLEKSVSHVFTALGADGAEQVTIVLEQPANPDFGDYSSNIAMQLAKVLRKAPMAIAELITTELRQSESLGALFQKVDIAAPGFINLYIDWREWAGRRFELPTSAGEKVIIEHTSVNPNKSMHIGHLRNSCIGDALVRILRRTGHNVEVHNYVDDLGNQLADTVVGLLNVPLAGEHVRFGDYCWDIYAGVNKEYALHPETLHKRTEILHALEEGKGNTAWLGKLVAERIVKEHVEEMKGFGIRYDLLVWESSIVKEGFWSSAFALLEQTEVFVQEKEGKLAGCWILKQPAEDEGEADSEEHHKDKVLVRSNGILTYTAKDIAYHLWKFGLLDKDFAYSEFNARLWTTGLTGEQLPFGGADRVVNVIDYRQEYPQAMVKQALEVLGFKGQAEKLHHVSYGVVSLSPASAAELGIDTTEGKSSYAMSGRQGIGIKVTELVQLMEHTIEATRSDKTGLSSRLIATAAIRYYLLRFNLGTEIIFDFKQATEISGNTGVYLMYTYARAGSVLSKAVVPVNVEEEDALPEFPSPLEKAELALLRHLSTWQDTLYSASVLLTPNVICNYAHTLASLFNNFYSACPILKGEAARVSFRLWLTYKFQETLGDVLDVLGLPKPERM; encoded by the coding sequence ATGTTAAGCCAGCTTATCAAAGACAGTTTGGAAAAGAGCGTAAGTCATGTATTTACAGCCCTCGGCGCTGACGGTGCAGAACAGGTAACGATTGTGCTTGAACAGCCCGCTAATCCCGATTTCGGCGACTACTCCAGCAACATTGCCATGCAGCTGGCAAAGGTACTGCGCAAAGCCCCTATGGCCATTGCGGAGCTGATAACAACTGAGCTACGTCAGTCAGAGAGTCTTGGGGCACTATTTCAAAAAGTCGACATCGCGGCACCGGGATTCATTAATCTGTACATTGACTGGCGGGAGTGGGCCGGACGCAGGTTTGAACTGCCCACATCTGCAGGGGAAAAGGTCATCATCGAACATACCTCTGTCAATCCCAATAAATCGATGCATATAGGCCACCTGAGAAACTCGTGTATCGGGGACGCGCTGGTAAGAATTTTGCGTAGAACCGGGCACAACGTAGAGGTCCATAATTATGTGGACGATCTCGGCAATCAGCTGGCAGATACGGTGGTTGGGCTGCTGAATGTGCCGCTTGCAGGTGAACATGTGCGTTTTGGTGATTATTGCTGGGATATTTACGCCGGTGTGAACAAGGAATATGCGCTGCATCCTGAGACGCTGCACAAACGGACGGAGATTCTTCATGCTTTGGAAGAAGGGAAAGGCAATACAGCCTGGCTGGGTAAACTGGTTGCGGAGCGGATTGTCAAAGAGCATGTGGAGGAGATGAAGGGGTTCGGCATCCGCTATGATTTGCTCGTCTGGGAGAGCAGCATTGTGAAGGAAGGCTTCTGGTCATCCGCGTTCGCGCTGCTGGAACAGACGGAAGTATTTGTGCAGGAGAAGGAGGGGAAGCTTGCGGGCTGCTGGATATTGAAGCAACCTGCGGAGGATGAAGGAGAGGCAGATTCTGAAGAGCATCACAAAGATAAGGTGCTGGTGCGCTCGAACGGAATTCTGACCTATACCGCCAAGGATATTGCCTATCATCTCTGGAAGTTTGGACTTTTGGATAAGGATTTCGCCTACAGCGAGTTTAATGCCAGACTTTGGACGACGGGATTAACCGGGGAGCAGCTGCCTTTTGGCGGGGCAGACCGGGTGGTCAATGTGATTGACTACCGTCAGGAATATCCGCAGGCGATGGTCAAGCAGGCGCTTGAGGTGCTGGGGTTCAAGGGGCAGGCTGAGAAGCTGCATCACGTAAGCTATGGCGTTGTTTCACTCAGTCCCGCCTCCGCAGCGGAGCTTGGCATCGACACCACGGAAGGCAAATCCTCTTACGCCATGTCCGGCCGCCAGGGTATCGGCATCAAGGTCACCGAGCTGGTGCAGCTGATGGAGCATACCATTGAAGCCACCCGGTCTGATAAAACCGGCCTCTCCAGCCGGCTCATCGCTACCGCAGCCATCCGGTATTATCTGCTGCGCTTCAATCTGGGAACGGAGATTATTTTTGATTTCAAGCAGGCTACGGAGATTTCCGGCAATACGGGAGTTTATCTGATGTACACCTACGCGCGTGCAGGCAGTGTGCTCAGCAAAGCTGTTGTTCCTGTTAATGTTGAAGAAGAGGACGCTCTACCGGAATTCCCGTCGCCGCTGGAAAAGGCAGAGCTTGCGCTGCTGAGACATCTCAGCACCTGGCAGGATACTCTCTACAGTGCAAGCGTTCTGCTGACGCCGAATGTCATCTGCAACTATGCGCATACTCTGGCTTCGCTGTTTAACAACTTTTACTCAGCCTGCCCGATCCTGAAAGGTGAAGCCGCCCGGGTCTCCTTCCGCCTCTGGCTAACGTACAAATTCCAGGAGACGCTGGGGGATGTGCTGGACGTGCTGGGACTGCCGAAACCGGAACGGATGTAA
- a CDS encoding IS256 family transposase, translated as MTILPENMLNNLFENLVTQFVKDNLESIMKAEIQQFMTSDESGNHNSRNGYYTRDLHTKYGNVEDLAVPRDRQGVFQTQLFEPYQRRDGWLEEAVIQMYKSGMGTRDVARFIESMFGSHYSPTTVSNITATVLDDIHQWQKRPLNKRYSVIYLDGLYVKLKRSTVSGEVVYFAMGIDEDGHRQILGFYVGGQESANGWREVLKDLYNRGVQEVLLGVFDGLPGLDAAFRETYPKADVQHCIVHKVRSTFPKIRVQHKTEVIEDLKTIYTAADHDLARAAFDTVKAKWGKLYPKEMRSWEEQLPTLLTFYKYPVLIKEAIYTSNPIERMNKEIRKRLKPMNSLTNMDAAEKIVYLDVIDYNERFSERVIRGFGDLEVKKKLNEMFEARYPAQAEPEK; from the coding sequence ATGACTATTCTACCCGAAAACATGTTAAATAATCTATTTGAAAATCTTGTCACCCAGTTTGTAAAAGATAATCTGGAGTCCATTATGAAAGCGGAAATCCAGCAATTCATGACCAGTGATGAGTCGGGGAATCACAACAGCCGTAACGGATACTACACCCGGGATCTGCACACGAAATACGGTAATGTTGAGGATCTGGCCGTTCCTAGGGACCGTCAGGGAGTCTTCCAAACGCAGTTGTTCGAGCCTTACCAGCGGCGGGACGGGTGGCTAGAAGAGGCCGTCATCCAGATGTACAAAAGTGGCATGGGAACGCGAGATGTGGCCCGGTTCATTGAAAGTATGTTCGGCAGCCACTACTCACCCACCACCGTCAGCAACATTACAGCTACGGTACTTGACGACATTCATCAGTGGCAGAAACGCCCGTTAAACAAACGCTACTCCGTGATCTACCTGGACGGCCTATATGTGAAGCTCAAGCGCAGCACCGTGAGCGGAGAAGTCGTTTATTTCGCCATGGGTATCGACGAAGACGGTCACCGCCAGATTCTTGGCTTTTACGTAGGCGGCCAGGAGAGCGCAAACGGCTGGCGTGAGGTGCTCAAAGACCTTTACAACCGTGGTGTCCAGGAAGTCTTGCTGGGCGTATTTGATGGGCTACCGGGACTCGATGCAGCGTTTCGTGAAACTTATCCGAAGGCGGATGTGCAGCATTGTATCGTCCACAAAGTGCGTTCGACCTTTCCGAAAATTCGAGTTCAGCACAAAACGGAAGTCATTGAAGATCTGAAGACCATCTACACGGCTGCAGACCATGATCTGGCCCGGGCTGCGTTTGACACGGTGAAGGCCAAATGGGGCAAGCTCTACCCGAAAGAAATGCGGTCCTGGGAAGAACAGTTACCGACGCTGCTGACCTTTTACAAGTATCCCGTGCTCATAAAAGAAGCCATCTACACATCCAATCCGATTGAACGAATGAACAAAGAAATCCGAAAACGCCTGAAGCCGATGAACAGCCTCACGAATATGGATGCGGCAGAGAAAATTGTCTACCTGGACGTCATCGATTACAACGAACGTTTTAGCGAACGAGTCATTCGCGGCTTCGGCGATCTGGAAGTAAAGAAGAAACTAAATGAGATGTTTGAAGCGCGATATCCAGCGCAGGCAGAGCCAGAGAAGTAA
- a CDS encoding DEAD/DEAH box helicase, protein MGFYVPERVIKLLCGSASLDKGIAYHESDRVRLTYIENDDTLEYSKYRAEVQGLENYDVALTVDSDGDVNAECSCPAYYPGGAFCQHIAAALVSILRLEEGRGPGGRTAASSLQTRGEFPEAAGVIPPRYPGSGSAERSGDRQLVNSMLGVFESSSRPRPSGTGTYIDLRTPLQVEFICKPVSLSYGAPMLGIELRIGPKRLYIVQKIRMFLDRLQRGEPFEFSRHFIYDPALHSFHKEDNTVLQKLIEIFQNEQIYRAAVNPYAALSGGIGGERLLAVPPFFWESVLPALTAAPSVYLQQGNLSMERLQISTEAPPLSFQFDQASEDGYRLDIQGMAQIMVLEDYGLVLSEGRLLKLPAEECRRLAELKRMLAAARKDGIAIAPEQMEPFMDKVIPGLKKLGHVHIAEAIADRIVQTQLQARLYLDRVRDRLLAGLEFQYGGIVINPLDEQSRERGSEVILMRDGEAERRILELMEHESFARTEGGYIMNDEEGEYDFLYHTIPLLEPLLQVYATTAVKGRIAADTFTPKAVLTWNEKTDWLEFKFGMQGIPEGEIVLVLKALQEKRRYYRLPDGALLPLESAEFLEVIAFMNELGVHSVPFNKPQFSLPLVHGLQLNPETKHGDAVTIGRSFRRLMANMASPENLDFPVPDSLAPILRDYQQFGFQWLKTLAHYRFGGILADDMGLGKTLQAIAFLLSELADIREGGKPALIVAPASLLYNWQNELKKFAPGIKAAIADGNLNERSKAVRNAAGADVIITSYPLLRRDIELYARHSFHTLILDEAQMIKNHATQTAQAVKILQARYRFALTGTPVENALEDLWSIFSVVFPGLFPGKKAFHDLPRETVAKRSRPFLLRRLKSDVLKELPDKIESLQASELLPEQKKLYVAYLARLRKEALKHLDNEGFGHGRIKVLAGITRLRQLCCHPALFVEGYDGGSAKFEQLLEIIEECRSSGKRMLVFSQFTEMLGMIGRELALQGIQHFYLDGKTPASQRVELCNRFNEGERDLFLVSLKAGGTGLNLTGADTVILYDLWWNPAVEQQAADRAHRIGQKKVVQVIRLVAQGTVEDKMYELQQKKKNLIDEVIQPGEEALSTLSEQDIREILMI, encoded by the coding sequence ATGGGATTTTATGTGCCGGAACGGGTGATCAAGCTGCTGTGCGGCAGCGCATCCCTGGACAAAGGAATAGCCTACCACGAATCAGACAGGGTCCGGTTAACTTATATAGAGAATGACGACACGCTTGAATATTCTAAGTACCGGGCTGAGGTTCAGGGTCTGGAAAATTATGACGTAGCGCTTACGGTCGATAGCGATGGTGATGTGAATGCGGAATGCTCCTGTCCTGCTTATTATCCCGGCGGAGCATTCTGCCAGCATATTGCAGCTGCGCTGGTGAGCATTCTCCGTCTTGAAGAGGGCCGGGGCCCCGGCGGACGGACGGCCGCTTCCAGTCTTCAGACCCGGGGAGAATTTCCGGAAGCGGCCGGCGTGATTCCCCCCCGCTATCCGGGCTCAGGCTCGGCGGAGCGCTCCGGTGACCGGCAGCTTGTGAACAGCATGCTGGGCGTGTTCGAGAGCAGCAGCCGTCCGCGCCCAAGCGGTACGGGAACCTATATCGATCTTAGAACACCGCTGCAGGTAGAGTTCATCTGCAAGCCGGTTTCACTCAGCTATGGCGCACCCATGCTCGGAATCGAACTCAGGATCGGGCCGAAGCGTCTCTATATTGTGCAAAAAATCAGAATGTTCCTGGACCGTCTACAACGCGGTGAGCCGTTTGAGTTCTCCAGACATTTCATCTATGATCCCGCTTTGCACTCCTTTCATAAAGAAGACAATACAGTCCTGCAGAAGCTGATTGAGATTTTTCAGAATGAACAGATCTACCGTGCCGCTGTTAACCCCTATGCAGCGCTCTCCGGGGGAATCGGCGGGGAAAGGCTGCTGGCGGTCCCGCCTTTTTTCTGGGAGTCTGTGCTTCCGGCTCTGACCGCTGCCCCCTCCGTCTATTTACAGCAGGGCAACCTGTCCATGGAGAGACTTCAGATCTCCACAGAGGCGCCGCCGCTAAGCTTCCAGTTCGACCAGGCGTCAGAGGATGGCTACCGGCTGGATATTCAGGGGATGGCGCAGATTATGGTGCTTGAGGATTACGGGCTGGTGCTGTCCGAAGGCAGGCTGCTGAAGCTCCCGGCCGAGGAATGCCGCAGACTCGCCGAGCTGAAGCGGATGCTGGCGGCCGCCCGCAAAGACGGAATCGCGATCGCCCCGGAGCAGATGGAGCCTTTTATGGACAAAGTCATTCCCGGGCTGAAAAAGCTGGGTCATGTGCATATTGCCGAAGCGATTGCGGACCGTATTGTCCAGACACAGCTGCAGGCCAGACTCTATTTGGACCGGGTCAGAGACCGGCTGCTGGCCGGCCTTGAATTTCAATACGGCGGCATTGTGATTAACCCGCTTGATGAACAGAGCCGTGAGCGGGGCAGCGAGGTCATTCTGATGCGTGACGGGGAGGCCGAACGGCGGATTCTCGAGCTGATGGAGCATGAGTCTTTTGCCCGGACGGAAGGCGGTTATATCATGAACGATGAAGAGGGGGAATATGATTTCCTCTACCACACGATTCCGCTGCTGGAGCCGCTGCTTCAGGTGTATGCCACCACTGCCGTCAAAGGAAGAATTGCTGCCGATACCTTCACACCGAAGGCTGTTTTGACCTGGAACGAGAAGACCGATTGGCTGGAATTCAAATTCGGGATGCAGGGAATACCGGAAGGTGAAATTGTACTGGTCCTCAAAGCGCTGCAGGAAAAGCGCAGATATTACCGGCTGCCGGACGGGGCACTGCTGCCGCTGGAGAGTGCAGAATTCTTAGAAGTTATAGCGTTTATGAACGAGCTGGGGGTACATAGCGTTCCTTTCAACAAACCCCAGTTCTCCCTGCCTCTAGTCCATGGCCTGCAGCTGAATCCAGAGACAAAGCATGGAGACGCCGTGACGATCGGACGCTCCTTCCGCCGGCTGATGGCCAATATGGCAAGTCCCGAGAATCTGGACTTTCCTGTGCCGGACAGTCTGGCTCCCATTCTCCGCGACTATCAGCAGTTCGGGTTCCAGTGGCTGAAGACCCTGGCCCACTACCGCTTCGGCGGTATTCTGGCTGATGATATGGGGCTCGGCAAAACATTGCAAGCAATCGCCTTTCTGCTCTCAGAGCTGGCGGATATCCGCGAAGGGGGCAAGCCTGCTCTGATCGTTGCTCCAGCCTCACTGCTCTACAACTGGCAGAATGAGCTGAAGAAGTTCGCACCCGGGATCAAGGCGGCCATTGCCGACGGGAACCTGAACGAGCGGAGCAAAGCTGTGCGTAATGCCGCTGGCGCTGACGTGATCATTACGTCTTACCCGCTGCTGCGCAGGGATATTGAGCTGTACGCCCGGCACTCCTTCCATACGCTGATTCTGGATGAAGCCCAGATGATCAAGAACCATGCTACCCAGACTGCGCAAGCGGTTAAAATATTGCAGGCACGCTACCGATTCGCCCTTACCGGAACGCCGGTGGAGAATGCGCTGGAGGATCTGTGGTCTATATTCAGCGTCGTATTCCCCGGGCTGTTCCCCGGCAAAAAGGCGTTTCATGACCTGCCCAGGGAAACCGTCGCGAAGCGGTCCCGGCCTTTTCTGCTGCGCCGCCTCAAAAGCGATGTGCTTAAGGAGCTGCCGGATAAAATCGAATCGCTGCAGGCCTCCGAGCTGCTGCCGGAGCAGAAGAAGCTGTACGTTGCTTATCTCGCGAGACTGAGGAAAGAAGCACTGAAGCATCTGGATAACGAAGGCTTCGGCCATGGCCGGATCAAGGTGCTGGCCGGGATTACAAGACTGCGCCAGCTCTGCTGCCACCCAGCACTTTTCGTTGAAGGCTATGACGGGGGTTCCGCCAAGTTTGAGCAGCTGCTCGAAATTATTGAGGAATGCCGAAGCTCCGGCAAACGGATGCTGGTCTTCTCCCAATTCACCGAGATGCTCGGAATGATCGGACGAGAGCTTGCCCTGCAGGGCATCCAGCATTTCTATCTGGACGGCAAGACGCCTGCTTCGCAGCGCGTGGAACTGTGCAACAGGTTTAATGAAGGTGAACGTGACCTGTTCCTGGTATCCCTCAAAGCAGGCGGAACCGGCCTGAACCTGACTGGAGCCGACACGGTGATCCTGTATGACCTATGGTGGAATCCTGCTGTTGAGCAGCAGGCGGCTGACCGGGCCCACCGGATCGGACAGAAAAAAGTGGTCCAGGTGATCCGCCTCGTTGCCCAAGGCACGGTGGAGGACAAAATGTATGAGCTGCAGCAGAAGAAAAAGAATCTGATCGACGAAGTCATCCAGCCCGGGGAAGAAGCACTATCCACGCTGAGCGAGCAGGACATCCGTGAGATTCTCATGATCTGA
- a CDS encoding ABC transporter permease, whose protein sequence is MRIRAITIRILRQFIHDKRTMALMFIAPLIVLSLMSLVFNGDAYKPNIGVTAGAAVFTPALEAQEAAVTAFATAELGNAALKDGEIDALITMNGSTPGVMLEGSNPTANRAVMQVLQEAMQRLQPSGTGQVHPAVSYLYGAEDMTTIDRFGPIMIGVFIFFFVFLIAGVSFLRERTTGTLERLLSTPLKRWEIVLGYVCGFGIFTVIQALLISWFSIQVLGIMMAGSFGYVLLMTLLLAVTALTLGTLLSAFAANELQMIQFIPLVIVPQIFLSGLFPLDTLPLWLQRIGLATPIYYGAQALMDIMIRGKGWSAIALEVYVLIGFSLLFMALNVLALRKHRKM, encoded by the coding sequence ATGAGAATCCGGGCAATTACAATTCGAATTCTACGGCAGTTTATTCACGATAAACGGACAATGGCGCTGATGTTCATCGCGCCTCTGATCGTGCTCAGCTTAATGAGCCTGGTGTTCAACGGTGATGCTTATAAACCGAATATCGGCGTTACCGCAGGAGCGGCTGTCTTCACCCCTGCCCTGGAAGCGCAGGAGGCGGCTGTTACCGCATTCGCGACAGCTGAGCTGGGGAACGCTGCACTGAAGGACGGCGAGATTGATGCGCTAATCACAATGAACGGCTCCACTCCCGGGGTTATGCTGGAAGGCAGCAACCCTACGGCCAACCGAGCTGTCATGCAGGTATTGCAGGAAGCTATGCAGCGGCTGCAGCCCTCAGGTACTGGACAAGTTCACCCGGCCGTCAGTTACCTGTACGGCGCTGAGGATATGACCACAATCGACCGTTTCGGTCCGATTATGATCGGAGTCTTCATCTTCTTCTTCGTTTTCCTGATCGCGGGCGTCTCCTTCCTGCGCGAACGGACAACCGGAACACTGGAGCGCCTGCTCTCCACGCCGCTGAAGCGCTGGGAGATTGTACTCGGTTATGTCTGCGGCTTCGGCATCTTCACCGTCATTCAGGCGCTGCTAATCTCCTGGTTCTCCATCCAGGTGCTCGGCATTATGATGGCTGGCAGCTTCGGCTATGTGCTGCTGATGACGCTGCTGCTGGCGGTAACAGCACTTACGCTGGGCACGCTGCTCTCCGCATTTGCCGCGAATGAGCTGCAGATGATCCAGTTCATCCCGCTGGTCATTGTGCCGCAGATTTTCTTAAGCGGGCTGTTCCCGCTGGATACCCTTCCCCTGTGGCTGCAGCGGATCGGGCTGGCCACACCAATCTACTACGGCGCACAGGCGCTGATGGATATCATGATCCGCGGCAAAGGCTGGAGTGCTATCGCACTGGAGGTATATGTGCTGATCGGGTTCTCCCTCCTGTTCATGGCACTGAATGTTCTTGCCCTGCGCAAGCACCGGAAGATGTAG
- a CDS encoding TetR/AcrR family transcriptional regulator, translating into MKKDSAEQHEIEQWMEELLEIGGDKQMTPKQISILEAAVEVFSDKGFSAASTSEIAQKAGVAEGTIFRYYKTKKDLLLSIVGPTMSRMIAPFVMRNFNGVLDMPFESYEAFLRAFILNRLEFARNNFKIIRILIQEIPFQPVLRKQFSENILSQVLERVTAITEHFKAKGEIIEAPTPAIIRFTVSSVIGYLVTRLLLMPEKDWNDEEEINLILSFMLHGIGGPGHQAEQ; encoded by the coding sequence ATGAAGAAGGACAGTGCTGAGCAGCACGAAATTGAGCAATGGATGGAGGAGCTGCTAGAAATTGGCGGAGACAAGCAAATGACGCCGAAGCAGATATCTATTCTGGAGGCAGCGGTCGAAGTCTTCTCCGACAAAGGCTTCTCGGCAGCGTCCACCAGTGAAATTGCCCAAAAGGCCGGAGTAGCTGAAGGAACGATTTTCCGCTATTACAAGACGAAAAAGGATCTGCTGCTGTCTATTGTAGGGCCAACCATGAGCCGTATGATTGCTCCCTTCGTGATGCGCAATTTTAACGGTGTGCTGGATATGCCTTTTGAGAGCTATGAAGCGTTTCTGCGGGCCTTTATCCTTAACCGCCTGGAATTTGCCCGTAACAACTTTAAAATTATACGGATTCTAATTCAAGAGATTCCCTTCCAGCCTGTATTGCGCAAGCAGTTTTCCGAGAACATCCTCAGCCAGGTGCTGGAGCGCGTAACCGCTATTACCGAGCATTTCAAGGCTAAAGGCGAAATTATCGAGGCACCTACGCCAGCAATTATCCGTTTCACGGTCTCTTCGGTAATCGGGTATCTGGTGACACGCCTGCTGCTGATGCCGGAGAAGGACTGGAATGATGAGGAAGAGATCAATCTGATCCTAAGCTTTATGCTCCACGGTATTGGCGGGCCGGGACACCAAGCAGAACAGTAA